A region from the Streptosporangium sp. NBC_01756 genome encodes:
- a CDS encoding NADPH-dependent FMN reductase, which yields MSIVTVVGNPRAGSRTYEVAVQATQTLAARIGHEGPSEVVDLAALAPVLLAPEPSSEVAAALELVTQASVLVVASPTYKGTYTGLLKVFLDRIRGGALASTVALPLLVMGDARHALAVEVHFRPLLVELGATVPTPGLAVLEAELGDLETVLGHWADRVGPQVAAALREGASA from the coding sequence ATGAGTATCGTGACAGTTGTGGGCAATCCGCGAGCCGGGTCGCGCACATATGAGGTGGCCGTCCAGGCCACGCAGACCCTCGCCGCGCGAATCGGCCACGAGGGGCCGTCCGAGGTCGTCGACCTGGCCGCCCTCGCCCCCGTACTGCTGGCGCCGGAACCGTCGTCCGAGGTGGCGGCGGCGCTGGAGCTGGTCACCCAGGCGAGCGTGCTGGTGGTGGCGAGCCCGACCTACAAGGGCACCTACACCGGTCTGCTCAAGGTCTTCCTCGACCGGATACGGGGTGGTGCGCTGGCCTCGACCGTCGCGTTGCCGCTGCTGGTGATGGGTGACGCGCGACACGCCCTGGCGGTGGAGGTGCACTTCCGGCCGCTCCTGGTCGAGCTGGGCGCCACGGTCCCCACCCCGGGCCTGGCCGTCCTGGAAGCAGAGCTCGGCGATCTCGAAACCGTCCTCGGCCACTGGGCCGACAGGGTCGGTCCCCAGGTCGCCGCGGCCCTCAGAGAGGGAGCTTCGGCATGA
- a CDS encoding S1 family peptidase, with product MLRGHVAATGCALAITALTLAAMPAGAERQSPATRGAQESTAAAQPPPPSMLEALQRDLRLSEDQAKARMLNEARLTPVAAQLGKELGSRFGGAWLRGNIAQALVVATTNADDIPRILAAGAQAEVVARSLAQLATIKDKLDHALPVQPLVSSARYVDVKRNKVVVLAPKPDETQTVVEGIGVDAGAVLVLPSTEVPQPLYDLTGGNAYYIGITDRCSIGFSVLKGTRNGFVTAGHCGSTGATTTGFNRIAQGVFEGSTFPGSDYAWVAVNTDWTATPRVGNGEGVTAPVTGDQPAIEGASVCRSGSTTDLRCGLIQQRDASVTYPQGTVYQLTRTTVCAEPGDSGGAFISGNQAQGVASGGSGDCSSGGTTYFQPIGEILTAYGLTLKTTTGP from the coding sequence ATGTTGCGCGGACATGTCGCTGCCACCGGATGCGCCCTGGCGATCACCGCACTCACCTTGGCGGCCATGCCGGCCGGTGCTGAGCGCCAGAGCCCGGCCACCCGAGGTGCGCAGGAAAGTACGGCTGCAGCGCAACCACCGCCGCCGAGCATGCTGGAGGCGCTCCAGCGCGACCTGCGCCTGTCCGAGGACCAAGCCAAGGCCCGTATGCTCAACGAGGCCCGCCTGACCCCGGTCGCGGCGCAGCTGGGCAAAGAACTCGGCAGCCGCTTCGGTGGTGCCTGGCTGCGGGGAAACATCGCGCAAGCCCTGGTGGTGGCCACCACCAACGCCGATGACATCCCCCGGATCCTCGCCGCGGGCGCCCAGGCCGAGGTCGTCGCCAGGTCGCTGGCGCAACTGGCCACGATCAAGGACAAGCTCGACCACGCTCTGCCTGTGCAGCCGCTGGTGTCGAGCGCGCGCTATGTCGACGTCAAGCGCAACAAGGTGGTCGTCCTGGCCCCCAAACCCGACGAAACCCAGACCGTCGTCGAGGGCATCGGCGTGGACGCCGGCGCGGTGCTCGTGCTGCCCTCCACCGAAGTCCCGCAGCCGCTGTATGACCTGACGGGCGGCAACGCCTACTACATCGGCATCACCGATCGCTGCTCGATCGGTTTTTCTGTACTCAAGGGCACCCGGAACGGTTTCGTCACCGCCGGCCACTGCGGCAGTACCGGCGCCACCACCACCGGCTTCAACCGCATCGCCCAAGGCGTCTTTGAAGGGTCGACCTTCCCAGGCAGCGACTACGCCTGGGTCGCCGTCAACACCGACTGGACGGCCACACCGCGGGTCGGTAACGGCGAGGGCGTCACCGCGCCCGTTACCGGGGACCAGCCGGCGATCGAGGGCGCCTCGGTCTGCCGGTCCGGCTCCACCACCGACTTGCGCTGCGGCCTCATCCAGCAGCGCGACGCCAGCGTCACCTACCCCCAAGGCACCGTCTACCAGCTGACCCGCACCACCGTCTGCGCCGAACCCGGCGATTCGGGCGGCGCCTTCATCTCCGGCAACCAAGCCCAGGGGGTCGCCTCCGGCGGATCAGGCGACTGCAGCTCGGGCGGCACCACCTACTTCCAACCGATCGGCGAGATCCTCACCGCCTACGGCCTGACACTGAAAACCACCACGGGCCCCTGA
- a CDS encoding ABC transporter permease, translating into MASVSAGAPAVNLAGPAIPAVNLAGPAAPAAPDADTAVDVPTISAAGAVDASATGAAAGPVSPVLAAAVAGAAREAAAGPGTGRRLLRGSARVTLTAGRRVVALGVLAALWEILPRLEVVDPTFLTPLSEVLAAWWDLLLSGELLDHTQASLVRSLAGLALAVVAAIPLGLLIGWYGPLADLLNPVLELFRNTAALALLPVFVLILGLGETSKISIILYACAWPILLNTIAGVKGVDPLLVKSARSMGLRPVRLFQKVILPAAVPTIFTGVRLAGAYSILVLVAAEMVGAKAGLGYLINYAQFNFRVPDMYAGILTISVLGLLFNQLLIRLERRFSTWRAAS; encoded by the coding sequence TTGGCTAGCGTCTCCGCCGGCGCCCCGGCCGTGAACCTCGCCGGCCCGGCGATCCCCGCTGTGAACCTCGCCGGTCCGGCGGCCCCGGCCGCTCCCGATGCGGACACCGCCGTGGACGTCCCCACCATCAGTGCCGCCGGTGCCGTGGACGCCTCCGCCACCGGCGCCGCGGCCGGGCCGGTCTCACCGGTCCTGGCCGCGGCGGTCGCCGGAGCCGCACGGGAGGCCGCCGCCGGTCCGGGCACGGGCCGCCGCCTGCTGCGCGGCTCGGCACGCGTGACCCTGACGGCGGGCCGTCGCGTCGTCGCCCTGGGGGTGCTCGCCGCCCTCTGGGAGATCCTGCCCCGCCTCGAAGTGGTGGACCCCACCTTCCTGACGCCGCTGTCGGAGGTCCTGGCGGCCTGGTGGGACCTGCTCCTGTCCGGCGAACTGCTCGACCACACCCAGGCCAGCCTGGTCAGATCCCTGGCGGGCCTGGCCCTGGCGGTCGTCGCGGCCATCCCGCTCGGCCTGCTGATCGGCTGGTACGGGCCGCTGGCCGATCTGCTCAACCCGGTGCTCGAACTGTTTCGCAACACCGCGGCGCTCGCGCTGCTCCCGGTGTTCGTGCTGATCCTCGGCCTCGGCGAGACCTCCAAGATCTCCATCATCCTGTACGCCTGCGCCTGGCCGATCCTGCTCAACACGATCGCCGGGGTGAAGGGCGTGGACCCGCTGCTGGTCAAGTCGGCCCGGTCGATGGGACTGCGCCCGGTCCGGCTGTTCCAGAAGGTGATCCTCCCGGCCGCGGTTCCCACGATCTTCACGGGTGTCCGGCTGGCCGGTGCCTACTCGATCCTCGTGCTGGTCGCCGCGGAGATGGTCGGCGCCAAGGCCGGCCTCGGCTACCTGATCAACTACGCCCAGTTCAACTTCCGGGTGCCCGACATGTATGCCGGGATCCTCACGATCTCCGTTCTCGGGTTGCTCTTCAACCAGCTCCTCATCCGTCTGGAGCGCCGTTTCTCGACGTGGAGGGCCGCCTCATGA
- a CDS encoding ABC transporter ATP-binding protein codes for MKIQIQRVGKKFRVRDSGRSFTALDDVSLDVRAGEFLTLVGPSGCGKSTLLDLLAGLTEPTSGRILLDGVPVDGPGLDRGIVFQQYALFPWRTALANVAFGLEAKAVPKRERAERAREYLDLVGLRGFEERYPHELSGGMRQRVAIARSLAFDPEVLLMDEPFAALDAQTRESLQEELLRIWEKTGKTIVFITHGIDEAVYLGQRVAVMTSRPGRIKQVVEVEFDSREGDLRAAARFGEYRHEVWTLLRAEVAAARVEEAISVG; via the coding sequence ATGAAGATCCAGATCCAGAGGGTGGGCAAGAAGTTCCGCGTCCGTGACTCGGGGCGGTCGTTCACCGCTCTCGACGACGTCAGCCTCGATGTGCGGGCCGGCGAGTTCCTCACCCTGGTCGGACCGAGCGGCTGCGGCAAGTCCACCCTCCTCGACCTGCTCGCCGGGCTGACCGAGCCGACCAGTGGCCGCATCCTCTTGGACGGGGTGCCCGTCGACGGCCCCGGGCTGGACCGGGGGATCGTCTTCCAGCAGTACGCGCTGTTCCCCTGGCGTACGGCACTGGCCAACGTCGCGTTCGGGCTGGAGGCGAAAGCCGTACCGAAGAGGGAGCGCGCCGAGCGGGCCAGGGAGTATCTGGACCTGGTGGGGCTGCGCGGGTTCGAGGAGCGGTATCCGCACGAACTCTCCGGGGGCATGCGCCAGCGGGTGGCCATCGCCCGCAGCCTCGCCTTCGATCCGGAGGTCCTGCTGATGGACGAGCCGTTCGCCGCGCTGGACGCGCAGACCCGTGAGTCGCTCCAGGAGGAGCTGCTGCGGATCTGGGAGAAGACCGGCAAGACGATCGTGTTCATCACCCACGGCATCGACGAGGCCGTGTACCTCGGCCAGCGGGTCGCAGTCATGACGTCCCGGCCCGGCCGGATCAAGCAGGTCGTCGAGGTCGAGTTCGACTCCCGCGAGGGGGACCTGCGCGCCGCTGCGCGCTTCGGCGAGTACCGACACGAGGTGTGGACGCTGCTGCGCGCCGAGGTCGCGGCGGCCAGGGTCGAGGAGGCGATCTCCGTTGGCTAG
- a CDS encoding glutathione S-transferase family protein has product MKLGREISDAGRFVRQPNRFTARIEAGGEHPPEPGRYQLYASYACPWAHRSLIVRELLGLQDIVGVTIVDPIRDDKGWRIPGNDPVTGVEYLSELYLATDPGYQGRYTVPCVWDRTAKQLVTNDYPQITLTLETAFAPWHAQDAPDLYPAELRDEIDALNEVIFEGFNNGVYRAGFATSQEAYDEAVTAVFDTLDLLEERLATRRYLHGDILTESDVRLYPTLARFDAVYHSHFKCAIRRLVDYPVLWAYARDLYAIPAFRDTTDFDHIKRHYFMTQTNINPTRIVPRGPDLDWTAS; this is encoded by the coding sequence ATGAAGCTGGGACGTGAGATCTCTGACGCCGGGCGCTTCGTCCGGCAGCCGAACCGGTTCACCGCGCGCATCGAGGCGGGTGGCGAGCATCCGCCCGAGCCGGGCCGCTATCAGCTCTACGCCTCCTACGCCTGCCCCTGGGCACACCGCTCGCTCATCGTGCGCGAACTGCTCGGCCTCCAGGACATCGTCGGCGTGACGATCGTGGACCCGATCAGGGACGACAAGGGCTGGCGCATCCCCGGAAACGACCCGGTCACCGGCGTGGAATACCTCTCGGAGCTCTATCTGGCCACCGATCCCGGCTACCAGGGCCGCTACACGGTCCCCTGTGTCTGGGACCGTACGGCCAAGCAACTGGTCACCAACGACTACCCGCAGATCACCCTCACCCTGGAGACCGCCTTCGCCCCCTGGCACGCCCAGGACGCGCCCGACCTCTACCCCGCCGAACTCCGCGACGAGATCGACGCGCTGAACGAGGTGATCTTCGAAGGGTTCAACAACGGCGTCTACCGGGCCGGGTTCGCCACCTCGCAGGAGGCCTACGACGAGGCGGTCACCGCGGTCTTCGACACCCTCGACCTCCTGGAGGAACGGCTCGCCACCCGCCGCTACCTGCACGGCGACATACTCACCGAGAGCGACGTCCGGCTCTACCCGACGCTCGCCAGGTTCGACGCGGTCTACCACTCCCACTTCAAGTGCGCGATCAGGCGCCTGGTCGACTACCCCGTCCTGTGGGCCTACGCCCGCGACCTGTACGCCATCCCGGCCTTCCGCGACACGACCGACTTCGACCACATCAAGCGCCACTACTTCATGACGCAGACGAACATCAACCCCACCCGGATCGTGCCCCGGGGGCCGGATCTCGACTGGACGGCGAGCTGA
- a CDS encoding SDR family oxidoreductase: MSELRFDGRVAVITGAGHGLGRSHALSLAERGAKVVVNDLGGALDGTGASTGPAADVVELINKNGGEAVANTDNVATPEGAKAIVRTAIDAFGRLDVVVNNAGILRDRSFGKMSVEEFDQVLAVHVRGSFLVSHAAFPYLKEQGYGRIVNTSSPAGLFGNFGQANYSTAKMGLVGLTKTLGLEGARAGIKANAIAPIAWTRMTEALLPAEFEARFTAERVSTLVTFLAHEACEASGEVFSVGAGRIARVFVAEGPGWRQDDHTVEDIRDNWEAIMAEQPYLTPTTLGQQATASMKAML, from the coding sequence ATGTCAGAGCTGCGGTTTGACGGCAGGGTCGCGGTCATCACCGGCGCCGGGCACGGTCTCGGCCGCTCGCACGCGTTGTCGCTGGCCGAGCGCGGGGCCAAGGTGGTCGTCAACGACCTGGGCGGAGCGCTGGACGGTACGGGAGCCTCCACCGGCCCGGCCGCCGACGTGGTCGAGCTGATCAACAAGAACGGTGGCGAGGCGGTCGCCAACACCGACAACGTCGCCACCCCGGAGGGCGCCAAGGCGATCGTGCGGACCGCGATCGACGCCTTCGGTCGGCTGGACGTCGTCGTCAACAACGCCGGCATCCTGCGTGACAGGTCCTTCGGCAAGATGAGCGTCGAGGAGTTCGACCAGGTCCTCGCCGTCCACGTGCGCGGCTCCTTCCTGGTCAGTCACGCCGCCTTCCCCTACCTCAAGGAGCAGGGCTACGGCCGCATCGTCAACACCTCCTCGCCCGCCGGGCTGTTCGGCAACTTCGGCCAGGCCAACTACTCGACGGCGAAGATGGGGCTGGTCGGCCTGACCAAGACGCTCGGCCTCGAGGGTGCCAGGGCCGGGATCAAGGCCAACGCGATCGCTCCGATCGCCTGGACCCGGATGACCGAGGCGCTGTTGCCGGCCGAGTTCGAGGCCAGGTTCACCGCGGAGCGGGTCAGCACGCTGGTGACGTTCCTGGCGCACGAGGCCTGTGAGGCCAGCGGGGAGGTCTTCAGCGTCGGTGCCGGCCGGATCGCCCGGGTGTTCGTGGCCGAGGGACCGGGCTGGCGGCAGGACGATCACACCGTGGAGGACATCCGGGACAACTGGGAAGCCATCATGGCCGAGCAGCCCTATCTGACCCCCACCACCCTCGGCCAGCAGGCGACCGCCTCCATGAAGGCCATGCTCTGA
- a CDS encoding ABC transporter substrate-binding protein, translating into MIKSRHVPLSVLLVGLLAACSAQAAAKPGEPETLELRYQGSVGAVTFPEFAEELGYLGPVKLKWIGNTVSGPQDIQAAATGQTDFGGAFNGAIVKLATAKAPIKAVIGYYGSDEDSYIGYFVPDGSPIKGPRDLIGKKIGVNTLGAHLEAVLKEYLKRGGLTPDEIKQVELVVVPPVNTEQALRQGQIDVAALSGILRDKALQRGGIHPLFKDIDLFGPFTAGSIVVTEKFIRQNPNTTKKFIEAFARAVEWTQTHSREEVVAKAKQIIAERKRNEDTTAIDFWKSSGVANKGGVIDAKEFQTWIDWLEREGEIKKGQVKAEDLFTNAYNPFGGTR; encoded by the coding sequence GTGATCAAGTCCAGACATGTCCCTCTTTCTGTGCTGCTGGTAGGGCTTCTCGCCGCCTGCAGCGCGCAGGCCGCCGCCAAACCCGGTGAACCCGAGACCCTGGAGCTCCGCTACCAGGGCAGCGTCGGCGCCGTCACCTTCCCCGAGTTCGCCGAGGAGCTCGGCTACCTCGGTCCCGTCAAGCTCAAGTGGATCGGCAACACGGTCTCCGGTCCGCAGGACATCCAGGCCGCCGCGACCGGTCAGACCGACTTCGGCGGCGCGTTCAACGGCGCCATCGTCAAGCTGGCCACGGCCAAGGCTCCGATCAAGGCCGTGATCGGCTACTACGGCAGTGACGAGGACAGCTACATCGGCTACTTCGTGCCCGACGGCTCGCCGATCAAGGGTCCGCGCGACCTGATCGGCAAGAAGATCGGGGTCAACACCCTGGGCGCGCACCTGGAGGCGGTGCTCAAGGAGTATCTCAAGCGCGGTGGGCTGACCCCTGACGAGATCAAGCAGGTGGAGCTGGTCGTCGTGCCGCCGGTCAACACCGAGCAGGCGCTCCGCCAGGGCCAGATCGACGTGGCCGCGCTGAGCGGCATCCTCCGCGACAAGGCGCTGCAACGGGGCGGGATCCACCCGCTCTTCAAGGACATCGACCTGTTCGGTCCCTTCACGGCCGGAAGCATCGTCGTCACAGAGAAGTTCATCAGGCAGAACCCGAACACCACCAAGAAGTTCATCGAGGCCTTCGCCCGGGCCGTCGAGTGGACGCAGACCCACTCCCGCGAGGAGGTCGTCGCCAAGGCGAAGCAGATCATCGCCGAGCGCAAGCGGAACGAGGACACCACCGCCATCGACTTCTGGAAGAGCAGCGGGGTGGCCAACAAGGGCGGCGTGATCGACGCCAAGGAGTTCCAGACCTGGATCGACTGGCTGGAGCGCGAGGGCGAGATCAAGAAGGGCCAGGTCAAGGCCGAGGATCTCTTCACCAATGCCTACAACCCGTTCGGAGGTACCCGATGA
- a CDS encoding NAD(P)H-dependent amine dehydrogenase family protein, producing MIQWATGAVGRYSLRALITRSEFELAGVLVYDPDKVGKDAGTIVGLPETGIVCTDDIETILATEADCVLHMPLPASYFGGDHPSDVETICALLSSGKNVVTTTGFVYPECYGPALVERLESACRAGGTSLHGTGINPGFMSDLLPLALTGLSSRIDHVYVRESSDFRGHPSRQIVVDLFGFTLSAKDYAGAVRPFRAFQRSLFAESVQFVAGALDVTLDQVEESDEFELASEEFEIAAGVVGVDTVCASHWTFTGLVRGRPFMTVECVYKADATKVRRWPDPGFTIHIEGVPQMTLTVDEMSHGLAGAANHAVNSVAALCAAPPGIRTLLDLPLATGRGTVRLA from the coding sequence GTGATCCAATGGGCTACCGGCGCCGTTGGCCGATACTCCCTGCGCGCGCTGATCACCCGGTCGGAGTTCGAACTCGCCGGAGTGCTCGTCTACGACCCGGACAAGGTCGGAAAGGACGCCGGAACGATCGTCGGGCTCCCCGAGACGGGCATCGTCTGCACCGACGACATCGAGACGATCCTCGCCACGGAGGCCGACTGCGTGCTGCACATGCCGCTGCCGGCGTCCTACTTCGGCGGTGACCATCCGAGCGACGTCGAGACGATCTGCGCCCTGCTCTCCTCGGGCAAGAACGTCGTCACCACCACCGGGTTCGTGTATCCGGAGTGCTACGGCCCCGCCCTGGTGGAACGCCTGGAGTCCGCCTGCCGGGCGGGCGGCACCTCGCTGCACGGCACCGGCATCAACCCCGGATTCATGAGCGACCTGCTCCCCCTCGCCCTGACCGGCCTGTCCAGCCGGATCGACCACGTCTACGTCCGGGAGTCCTCCGACTTCCGGGGGCACCCGTCCCGCCAGATCGTGGTCGACCTGTTCGGTTTCACCCTCTCGGCCAAGGACTACGCCGGCGCGGTCCGCCCGTTCCGCGCCTTCCAGCGCTCGCTGTTCGCCGAGAGTGTCCAGTTCGTGGCCGGGGCCCTCGACGTGACCCTCGACCAGGTCGAGGAGAGCGACGAGTTCGAGCTCGCGTCCGAGGAGTTCGAGATCGCCGCGGGCGTGGTCGGCGTCGACACCGTGTGCGCGTCCCACTGGACGTTCACCGGCCTCGTCCGCGGCCGTCCGTTCATGACCGTGGAGTGCGTCTACAAGGCCGACGCCACCAAGGTCCGGCGCTGGCCCGACCCCGGCTTCACCATCCACATCGAGGGTGTCCCCCAGATGACGCTCACTGTCGACGAGATGTCCCACGGCCTCGCGGGGGCCGCGAACCATGCCGTCAACTCGGTGGCCGCCCTCTGCGCCGCCCCGCCGGGCATCCGCACCCTGCTCGACCTCCCCCTCGCCACCGGCCGGGGCACCGTCCGCCTCGCCTGA
- a CDS encoding flavin reductase family protein, whose amino-acid sequence MTETLHGRAVDAERFRQALAVHAAGVVVVTAQTEGVPVGLTATSFSSVSLAPPLISFYVDQSSTTWPWLRRADHFAVNVLASDQAELASRFARKGVDRFAAPTSWRPGPLGVPLLGGVSAQLICVPHSTVDIGDHVLVVGLVTETNLEPGGRPLLYHQGRFGRFAPHP is encoded by the coding sequence ATGACCGAGACCCTGCACGGCCGGGCGGTCGACGCCGAGCGGTTCCGGCAGGCGCTGGCCGTCCACGCCGCCGGTGTGGTCGTGGTCACCGCCCAGACCGAGGGAGTCCCGGTCGGCCTGACGGCCACCTCGTTCTCCTCGGTCAGTCTCGCGCCCCCGCTGATCTCCTTCTACGTCGACCAGTCCTCGACCACCTGGCCCTGGCTCCGCCGGGCGGACCACTTCGCGGTGAACGTCCTGGCGAGTGACCAGGCCGAGCTGGCCTCCCGCTTCGCCCGCAAGGGCGTCGACCGCTTCGCCGCCCCCACCTCCTGGCGCCCCGGCCCCCTGGGCGTGCCCCTGCTGGGCGGCGTGTCCGCCCAGCTGATCTGCGTCCCCCACTCCACCGTCGACATCGGCGACCACGTCCTGGTCGTCGGCCTCGTCACCGAGACCAACCTCGAACCCGGCGGCCGTCCCCTCCTCTACCACCAGGGCCGCTTCGGCCGCTTCGCCCCGCATCCCTGA
- a CDS encoding 4a-hydroxytetrahydrobiopterin dehydratase produces the protein MRIVAEIALAAVELEHRPDIDIRWDCLRISMTTHTAGDVVTELDFLLAARIDEIAEKHGAVAA, from the coding sequence ATGCGCATCGTCGCAGAGATCGCACTTGCCGCCGTTGAGCTGGAGCATCGGCCTGACATCGACATCCGGTGGGACTGTCTGCGAATCTCCATGACCACGCACACGGCGGGCGATGTCGTGACGGAGCTGGATTTCCTGCTTGCCGCTCGAATCGACGAAATCGCCGAAAAGCACGGAGCCGTAGCAGCCTGA
- a CDS encoding LLM class flavin-dependent oxidoreductase: MTARKLHLNAFLMGVGHHEAAWRHPRTNPSRLSDIRHYQQLARTAERGRLDSVFLADGLALGDNVRHNALGGLEPLTLLAALAAVTEHVGLIATVSTTYNEPFHVARKFASLDHISGGRAGWNIVTSAGEAEAHNFGIERPAHRDRYARATEFLEVVTKLWDSWEDGAILGDRHAGRYADTDRIHTLDHTGPHFRVRGPLNTSRPPQGHPLLVQAGSSEDGKEFAARFAEAVFTAQQTLAEGREFYTDLKSRLGRYGRRDDALLILPGISPIIGSTEREALRLEKELEDLIIPEYGVRQLSAILGVDLSDHPLDAPLPDLPDAIEGQQSRSKLVTDLARRERLTLRELINRLAGGRGHRVVTGTPEQIADQIQEWFTGGAADGFNIMPPILPGGLEDFVDHVVPELQVRGLFRTEYEGRTLRQNYNLARPISRFEQKVSVTS, encoded by the coding sequence ATGACCGCCCGGAAACTGCACCTGAACGCATTCCTGATGGGCGTGGGCCACCACGAGGCCGCCTGGCGGCACCCGCGTACCAACCCGAGCAGGCTCAGCGACATCCGGCACTACCAGCAGCTCGCCAGGACCGCCGAGCGCGGCCGGCTCGACTCGGTCTTCCTCGCCGACGGCCTGGCCCTGGGGGACAACGTCCGGCACAACGCGCTCGGCGGGCTGGAGCCGCTCACGCTGCTGGCCGCGCTGGCCGCGGTCACCGAGCACGTCGGCCTCATCGCGACCGTCTCCACCACCTACAACGAACCGTTCCATGTGGCCCGCAAGTTCGCCTCGCTGGACCACATCAGCGGCGGCCGGGCCGGCTGGAACATCGTCACCTCCGCAGGCGAGGCCGAGGCGCACAACTTCGGGATCGAGCGCCCGGCGCACCGGGACCGCTACGCCCGCGCCACCGAGTTCCTGGAGGTCGTCACCAAGCTCTGGGACAGCTGGGAGGACGGGGCGATTCTCGGCGACCGCCACGCCGGGCGGTACGCCGACACCGACAGGATCCACACCCTCGACCACACCGGCCCCCACTTCCGGGTCCGCGGCCCGCTGAACACCTCCCGCCCGCCGCAGGGCCACCCCCTGCTGGTCCAGGCCGGGTCGTCCGAGGACGGCAAGGAGTTCGCGGCCCGCTTCGCCGAGGCCGTGTTCACCGCCCAGCAGACCCTCGCCGAGGGCAGGGAGTTCTACACCGACCTCAAGTCCCGCCTCGGCCGGTACGGCAGGCGTGACGACGCGCTGCTGATCCTCCCCGGCATCTCGCCGATCATCGGCTCCACCGAGCGCGAGGCGCTCCGGCTGGAGAAGGAGCTCGAAGACCTGATCATCCCCGAGTACGGCGTGCGGCAGCTGTCCGCCATCTTGGGCGTGGACCTGTCGGACCATCCGCTGGACGCGCCGTTGCCGGATTTACCGGACGCGATCGAGGGGCAGCAGAGCCGGTCCAAGCTCGTCACCGATCTCGCCCGGCGCGAGCGGCTGACCCTGCGGGAGCTGATCAACCGCCTGGCCGGGGGCCGGGGCCACCGGGTGGTCACCGGCACCCCCGAGCAGATCGCCGACCAGATCCAGGAGTGGTTCACCGGCGGCGCGGCCGACGGCTTCAACATCATGCCGCCGATCCTGCCGGGCGGCCTGGAGGACTTCGTCGATCACGTCGTGCCCGAGTTGCAGGTCCGTGGCCTATTTCGAACTGAGTACGAAGGACGTACGCTTCGCCAGAACTACAACTTGGCGCGGCCGATATCACGTTTCGAGCAGAAGGTGTCGGTGACCTCATGA